A single window of Leeuwenhoekiella sp. MAR_2009_132 DNA harbors:
- a CDS encoding acetyl-CoA C-acyltransferase, which yields MHKEVVIVSAVRTPIGSFLGSLSSLTAVNLGAAAIKGALSRINLDPTLVTEVFMGNVVQAGVGQAPARQAALNAGIPDTVPCTTINKVCASGMKAVILAAQSIALGDNEIVIAGGMESMSQIPHYVHMRNGNKFGPATLIDGMQKDGLVDAYDGNAMGVCADLCAKEYKFSREDQDAFAIESYKRSAAAWEAGKFKDEVIPVEVPQRRGEPIIVNEDEEFKNVRIDKIAGLRPAFSKDGTVTAANASTINDGAGAVVVMSKEKATELGLEVLCTIKGYADAAHEPEWFTTAPSKALPKALAKAGVNQDEIDFFEFNEAFSVVGLANMKILGLTADNVNINGGAVSLGHPLGCSGVRILITLINVLKQNNAKLGAAAICNGGGGASAMVISR from the coding sequence ATGCATAAAGAAGTTGTCATTGTATCTGCTGTTCGTACACCTATAGGGAGTTTTTTAGGAAGTTTATCATCCTTAACTGCTGTAAATTTAGGTGCAGCAGCAATTAAAGGTGCATTGTCTAGAATTAATTTAGACCCAACCCTGGTTACTGAAGTTTTTATGGGTAATGTGGTACAAGCTGGCGTAGGGCAAGCTCCTGCTCGACAGGCTGCCTTAAATGCAGGAATACCAGACACTGTCCCATGTACAACTATTAATAAAGTGTGTGCTTCTGGGATGAAAGCAGTAATCCTTGCAGCGCAATCAATTGCACTTGGAGATAATGAGATTGTTATTGCCGGTGGTATGGAGAGTATGAGTCAAATTCCTCATTATGTTCATATGCGCAACGGAAACAAATTTGGCCCGGCAACACTTATAGATGGAATGCAAAAAGATGGTCTTGTAGATGCTTATGATGGTAATGCAATGGGAGTATGTGCAGACCTATGCGCTAAAGAATATAAATTTTCTAGAGAAGATCAAGATGCGTTTGCAATAGAAAGCTACAAGCGCTCTGCTGCCGCCTGGGAAGCCGGTAAATTTAAAGACGAGGTAATACCTGTAGAAGTTCCGCAGCGTCGCGGCGAACCTATTATTGTTAATGAAGATGAAGAGTTTAAAAATGTAAGAATAGATAAAATTGCTGGTTTACGCCCCGCCTTTTCAAAAGATGGCACTGTAACTGCAGCTAACGCTTCTACCATAAATGATGGTGCCGGTGCGGTAGTTGTTATGAGCAAAGAAAAGGCAACTGAATTAGGCCTTGAAGTCTTGTGCACAATAAAAGGATATGCTGATGCAGCACACGAGCCAGAATGGTTTACAACGGCGCCTTCAAAAGCTTTACCTAAAGCTTTAGCTAAGGCAGGAGTTAATCAGGATGAGATTGATTTCTTTGAATTTAATGAGGCGTTTTCTGTTGTAGGTTTAGCGAATATGAAAATTTTAGGCTTAACTGCAGACAATGTAAATATTAATGGTGGCGCTGTATCACTTGGTCATCCTTTAGGTTGCAGTGGGGTGCGTATTTTAATTACACTAATTAATGTCTTAAAACAAAATAATGCTAAACTAGGTGCTGCAGCTATTTGTAATGGTGGTGGTGGTGCTTCGGCGATGGTAATTTCCAGGTAG
- a CDS encoding C40 family peptidase: MNYGICPLSIVPMRLEPADQAEMINQVLYGEHFKVLEIRKKWSRIRLAHDKYEGWIDNKQYKEISEDNYAAAEDKQPVLASDLLQMATSSDSHILSIPLGAQLANLDLTGDLYEGNMAGSVNDKSSFINTALLYLKSPYLWGGRTPFGLDCSGFTQMVYRLNGHALLRDASQQAAQGEALSFIEESEPGDLAFFDNDEGRIVHVGIMLQDNYIIHCHGEVRIDRIDHTGIYNAEKRTHTHKLRVIKRIV; this comes from the coding sequence ATGAATTACGGCATTTGCCCATTAAGTATTGTTCCTATGCGTTTAGAGCCTGCAGACCAGGCTGAGATGATTAACCAAGTACTTTATGGTGAACATTTTAAAGTACTCGAAATTCGTAAAAAATGGAGTCGCATTCGCCTTGCTCACGATAAGTATGAAGGATGGATAGATAATAAGCAGTATAAAGAGATTTCTGAAGATAATTATGCTGCCGCGGAAGATAAACAGCCGGTACTTGCCAGCGATTTATTACAAATGGCAACATCTTCAGACTCTCATATTCTTAGCATTCCATTGGGAGCTCAATTAGCAAATCTTGATCTAACAGGAGATTTGTATGAAGGTAATATGGCAGGTTCTGTAAATGATAAGTCGTCTTTCATAAATACAGCATTACTCTATCTAAAAAGCCCCTATCTGTGGGGAGGAAGAACTCCTTTTGGTTTAGACTGTAGCGGGTTTACACAAATGGTTTATAGACTTAATGGCCATGCATTATTACGAGATGCCTCTCAGCAAGCTGCACAGGGAGAAGCCTTAAGTTTTATTGAAGAAAGCGAGCCGGGCGATCTTGCTTTTTTTGATAATGATGAAGGCCGAATTGTGCATGTAGGTATAATGCTTCAAGATAATTACATCATACATTGCCACGGGGAGGTACGCATAGATCGTATAGATCATACCGGTATTTATAATGCAGAAAAACGCACGCATACTCACAAACTGAGAGTTATTAAAAGGATAGTTTAA
- a CDS encoding class I SAM-dependent RNA methyltransferase, protein MEGNFKMLAKTMFGFEELLARELRELGAGDVEIGTRSVSFSGDKGFMYKANLCCRTAIKILKPLKTFTIKDENALYDAVKSIDWSQYMRVNDTFAINATISGEEFTHSLFVAQKAKDAVVDQFRENTGERPDVDLKFPSLSIDIHIRNNTCNISLDSSGVSLHQRGYRLATNIAPINEVLAAGCLMLAGWKGHSDFLDPMCGSGTMLIEAAMIACNIPPNLNRKQFGFENWHDWDPDLFDVIEESALKKIREFHFTISGYDKAPSAVEKAIENVRNAELSEFITIKQADFFKTEKEKERHLHMVFNPPYGERLEIDMEPFYKSIGDTLKQNYKDTEAWFITSNLESLKHVGLRTSRKIKLYNGSLESRLVKYDIYAGSKKAKFQKEEE, encoded by the coding sequence ATGGAAGGGAACTTTAAAATGCTGGCCAAAACAATGTTTGGTTTTGAAGAATTACTAGCTCGAGAATTACGAGAATTAGGTGCAGGAGATGTAGAAATAGGTACTAGAAGTGTTTCTTTTAGTGGGGATAAGGGATTTATGTATAAGGCAAACCTGTGCTGCAGAACAGCTATTAAAATTCTTAAACCACTTAAGACATTTACTATTAAGGATGAGAATGCCCTGTATGATGCAGTTAAAAGCATAGACTGGAGTCAATATATGCGTGTTAATGACACGTTTGCTATAAATGCTACTATTAGTGGCGAGGAGTTTACACACTCCTTATTTGTTGCTCAAAAAGCAAAAGATGCAGTTGTAGATCAATTTAGAGAAAACACTGGTGAGCGTCCAGATGTAGATCTAAAATTCCCTAGTTTAAGTATAGATATTCATATACGTAACAATACCTGTAATATATCACTTGATAGTAGTGGAGTGTCTCTACATCAACGAGGTTATCGTCTGGCCACTAATATAGCACCTATTAACGAAGTTCTTGCTGCAGGATGTTTAATGCTTGCAGGTTGGAAAGGACACAGTGATTTCTTAGATCCTATGTGTGGTAGTGGAACAATGTTGATTGAGGCTGCAATGATCGCTTGTAATATTCCACCTAATTTAAATAGAAAGCAATTTGGTTTTGAAAATTGGCACGATTGGGATCCAGATTTGTTTGATGTTATTGAAGAGTCTGCCCTAAAGAAAATACGTGAATTTCATTTCACCATCTCAGGATATGACAAGGCGCCTTCAGCTGTTGAAAAAGCTATTGAGAACGTAAGAAATGCTGAATTAAGCGAATTTATTACTATCAAACAGGCAGATTTCTTTAAGACTGAAAAAGAAAAGGAACGTCATTTACATATGGTATTTAATCCCCCTTATGGTGAACGTCTTGAAATTGATATGGAGCCCTTTTATAAAAGTATAGGCGATACCTTAAAACAAAATTATAAAGATACAGAAGCCTGGTTTATTACTTCTAATCTTGAATCTCTTAAACATGTAGGCTTACGTACCTCACGTAAAATTAAACTTTACAATGGTTCACTAGAATCACGATTAGTAAAGTATGATATTTATGCAGGATCAAAAAAGGCAAAATTTCAGAAAGAAGAAGAGTAA
- a CDS encoding ZIP family metal transporter yields the protein MIFILPVAAVLLGFILALLFKPTINNAVKLLLAFSGAFLLSITIFEFLPELYASGSKNIGLFIMAGLLLQILLEFLSRGAEHGHLHLEENTKTIPWLLLASLCVHSAFEGFPLSQNQDLVYGIVVHKIPIAIIISSFLLASNISRMQILFFLLLFALMTPLGSYLATLDFWSESIRNDINALVVGVLLHVSTTILFESSKNHQFNATKFGVILLGIGLAYML from the coding sequence ATGATATTTATACTACCCGTTGCAGCAGTTTTGCTGGGATTTATACTTGCTTTACTCTTCAAACCTACCATTAATAACGCAGTTAAGTTGCTTTTAGCCTTTAGCGGAGCATTTTTACTTTCAATAACAATTTTTGAATTTCTTCCAGAATTATACGCCTCAGGTTCTAAAAATATAGGCTTATTTATAATGGCGGGATTACTACTTCAAATACTCCTTGAATTTTTATCTAGAGGTGCAGAACACGGTCATTTGCACTTAGAGGAAAATACAAAAACAATTCCATGGCTACTTTTAGCAAGTTTATGTGTACATTCTGCCTTTGAAGGTTTTCCACTTTCTCAAAATCAAGATTTAGTTTACGGCATAGTAGTACATAAAATACCTATAGCAATAATTATAAGTTCATTTTTACTGGCATCGAATATTAGCAGAATGCAAATTTTATTTTTTCTCTTATTATTTGCACTAATGACACCGTTGGGGAGTTACTTAGCAACCTTAGATTTTTGGTCAGAAAGTATTAGGAATGATATAAACGCGCTCGTAGTAGGCGTATTACTTCACGTCTCAACAACAATTTTATTTGAATCTTCAAAAAACCATCAATTCAACGCTACTAAATTTGGCGTGATATTATTAGGAATTGGTTTAGCTTATATGCTTTAA
- a CDS encoding DUF4268 domain-containing protein, whose product MFSREESKQIREQFWIFFGKRYPRKWLLYDTKVKEINLKFSFDNQKAMVSFDIETRDEIFREFYFDKFISLKNLLKAEISDDIILEKDYLRSSGKIISRIYITKYEVNIHNKKHWPEVFEFFNNTMPKFELFWYEYQDIITA is encoded by the coding sequence ATGTTCAGTAGAGAAGAATCTAAACAAATACGAGAACAATTCTGGATTTTTTTCGGAAAACGCTATCCTCGTAAATGGTTGTTATACGATACTAAAGTCAAGGAAATAAATCTAAAGTTCAGCTTTGACAATCAAAAAGCGATGGTATCTTTTGATATTGAAACACGCGATGAAATCTTTAGAGAATTCTATTTTGATAAATTTATAAGTTTAAAAAATCTACTAAAAGCCGAAATTTCTGATGATATAATATTAGAAAAAGACTACTTACGCAGTAGCGGAAAGATTATTTCTAGAATTTATATTACGAAGTACGAAGTGAATATTCACAATAAAAAGCATTGGCCAGAAGTCTTTGAATTCTTTAATAACACGATGCCTAAGTTTGAATTATTCTGGTATGAATATCAGGATATAATTACAGCCTAG
- the trhA gene encoding PAQR family membrane homeostasis protein TrhA — MNLDWRNEEFWNAISHAVGILLGIFGMYLLLTNDSDKSPYSTLSIYLYTLSILLLYTASTVYHLIAHIPWKTLFRKIDHISIYFLIAGTYSPVALITLEQDNGWLLFSIVWGIAALGTILKLFFTGRFEIISLLLYLAMGWLIVFDWQSLTQNTTEQGINFLMLGGAFYTIGILFYAIKKIPYNHLVWHFFVLGGSISHFLFIFLDVI, encoded by the coding sequence ATGAATTTAGACTGGAGAAATGAGGAGTTTTGGAATGCCATATCTCATGCGGTAGGAATATTACTTGGTATTTTTGGGATGTATTTGCTCCTTACTAATGATAGTGACAAGTCACCGTATAGTACTCTGAGTATATATTTATATACACTATCAATATTGCTTTTATATACTGCTTCAACTGTTTATCATTTAATTGCGCATATTCCGTGGAAGACTCTATTTAGAAAAATTGATCATATTAGTATTTATTTTTTAATAGCTGGTACATATAGCCCTGTTGCTTTAATAACATTAGAACAGGACAATGGCTGGCTTTTATTTTCTATTGTATGGGGTATAGCAGCTCTAGGTACTATTTTGAAATTGTTTTTTACTGGTCGTTTTGAAATTATTTCTTTATTACTATACCTGGCAATGGGATGGCTAATTGTTTTTGATTGGCAGAGTTTGACACAGAATACAACAGAACAAGGTATTAATTTTCTAATGCTGGGTGGAGCTTTTTATACAATAGGTATATTATTTTATGCTATTAAGAAAATTCCTTACAACCATTTAGTTTGGCATTTCTTTGTATTAGGAGGAAGTATTTCTCATTTTCTCTTTATTTTTTTAGATGTAATCTAG
- a CDS encoding putative porin: MPRKTSLEFTYFQTQKIKLSHYFGGYLNSKIFSNTYFFIAEHINSLVSENNYYSAPRYPYRDFTLRYGLVWSFFL; encoded by the coding sequence CTGCCGCGTAAGACATCTCTCGAATTTACTTACTTCCAAACTCAAAAAATCAAACTCAGTCATTACTTTGGCGGTTATCTGAATTCGAAAATCTTCTCAAACACCTATTTTTTCATAGCTGAGCATATCAATTCGCTTGTATCGGAGAATAATTATTATAGTGCGCCACGCTATCCGTATCGTGATTTCACGTTGCGTTATGGTTTGGTGTGGAGTTTCTTTCTTTAG